The genomic window ttggcataatgtacaacaattgtcataaaaaaaccttaatataatatgttaaattgccgtattcttgtgaaagtattggccagaatatcaatttctttgggccatttaattaaatatctttaagctcataacagattaaataatcataccatgattaaaatcgttcatttattaatttactaatatattatttatattattaacatttcaggtCAAATTTGCAGCCCAAGTTTTTAGCCGGCAAGTGGCTACATCACTAGAAATCCAGATGAAGTCTCTGCTATCTCCAGGATCATgattacataagtttaaatgaAGACATTGGAAATGGTTTGTTCACAGCAGAAattcttcttttataaataatttgtttgatagtTTAAATGGTTTTGGTCATTATGGGAATAAGTTAAAACATGCTCTTTCATATAATTCGGAGCACATTGCATTCTGGAATGATGCTGTGAAAAGCTAGCTTCAATGCGCTTTGACGCTTCCAATGAAAGGGAAAGGAAGCCTTTATCACTGAagcattttgaacataatataaaaacaataaaacatttgtggtcAGATCTGCTGAGAATTGatggtgttaaatttttaagtcttagacgtcttaatcaagatccgatagaaaacttttttggtcaaataagggcacatggtaattttagtacaaatcctaattgtactcattttgtatcggcttttaaaaccttgttgattaacaacattactaccggtaaatctttatacactaattgttctgatgatgatgacaaaatgttgggaacattaaaacatttagtcagccaccaaaaatatggttcatacactgatagtcttcaatgtaatgaaactaactttatagaaatttctataccTAACGAGAATATATTCCAACATAAGTCTGTACCATATATTGCTGGTGCAGTTTGTCGTTTTTTGATGTCCAATTTGAACTGCAAAGATTgtgataattgtacaaaagcACTATTATCTCAGAGAGAGTCATTTcacgaattaattaatttaagagaaTATAGTTCCAATGTAGATAGGTTATGTTatccttctaataattttagtcaaatggTCTGGcagagtatttacattattgacaaGATGATGCCATTTCTttgcagtgtttatatttattct from Manduca sexta isolate Smith_Timp_Sample1 unplaced genomic scaffold, JHU_Msex_v1.0 HiC_scaffold_539, whole genome shotgun sequence includes these protein-coding regions:
- the LOC119193432 gene encoding uncharacterized protein LOC119193432; protein product: MRFDASNERERKPLSLKHFEHNIKTIKHLWSDLLRIDGVKFLSLRRLNQDPIENFFGQIRAHGNFSTNPNCTHFVSAFKTLLINNITTGKSLYTNCSDDDDKMLGTLKHLVSHQKYGSYTDSLQCNETNFIEISIPNENIFQHKSVPYIAGAVCRFLMSNLNCKDCDNCTKALLSQRESFHELINLREYSSNVDRLCYPSNNFSQMVWQSIYIIDKMMPFLCSVYIYSDLISNLIKYIDTTWYNCNIHKTAVIKAFWSYIVRMQVKQWCINFNNRMNNIDSRPKDIEMETLIREKVTKGLSYRSQRRRSS